The Achromobacter deleyi region GCCGCCATATCGTCCCAGACCTGGGTCAGGCGTTCGTACTCCTGCCGATGCAGCGGCGACGCCGCGAGCCACGCCTGATAGTCGCGTTCCGCGCCCGCATCAAGCATGCCTTCGCGCCGGCGCATGAACCATGCGCTCGCGGCGGCTTCAACGGCGGATAAGGATTGGGATGGGTTCATCAGGCTTCGCCCTGGACACGGCGCTTGCAATGCGCCAGAGCCAATTGCAGATGCTTTTCCACCGCCCGGACCGAAATGCCCATGCGGCTGGCGATCTCCTCGCAGCGCAGCTCATCATACCGATAAAGCAGGAAGGCCTCGCGCTGGCGCGGCGGCATCTCGTCGATGGCGGCCTGCAACAGCCGCAAGCGCTGATTGGCATCGGCACGCGCTTCGGGCTGCAAGCCGGCATGCGCCGTCAGGCTGCCCGAGGGCGGTTCGAATCCCTGGTCGTCCAGGCTGGCCACCACGTGTTCGCCGCGCACGCCTTCGCGGCGCCAATGGTCGCGCAGCAGATTGCGCGCGATTTCATAGAGGTAGGCACGAGGCTTTTCCGGCTGTTCCGCGCCGCCGCTGGCCGCAAGCCATTTGGCGAAGGTTTCCTGCGCCAGATCATTGGCGGTATCGGGCGAACGCTTGAGCTGCCGGTTCAGGAAACTGACCAGCTCGGCGTTCCAGGCCTTGTACGCCTCGGCGACCACGCCGAAGAACCGCTCCCCCATGATGCCCCTAAGGAAATTACCGGCGCATGGCCACAGCAAGCCGGCGCGCATCCAGGGCGAGATATTAGATGTTAATGATTCTTATTGCATCAAATTTATGGCGCGGGCCCGCAAGCGGCGCCGGGCATGGCCGCGCACGGCGGCGTCAAGCCTTGATGTACACCCAGGCATGGACGCCGGATTTCAGCAGCACCGACACGCGCTTGTAGTCGGCGACCTCGTAGCCATCGGCGGCGTGAAGTTCTTTCTGCGTAATCTCGAATACGGTGCCGCGCACTTCGTCCTTGGGATCGTAGCTGGCGTAGACGATGGGGTGCTGCGCCTTGCCGCTGGTCTTGAGCACGTCGGGGTCGGTGATTTCCACCCAGTTCAAGGCGTAGCCCGTCATGGCGTCGGGGCGGCCAGACAGTTCGCGTCCGAAGTTGGCCAGCTGCACTGCCCTGTCTTGCAGGGTGCCGTACGAAAAAAGCAGGATCGCGGATTCTTGGGGTTCAGGCACCATCGTGTCCTTCAGGAAAATACGGGTACTTCGAGAACACTTTACAACAGTGGCGGACTGCCCTCAAACCCACGAAACCGGCCAACGCACCAAGCGATGCACCGCGCCATCCACGTCTTCGTAAACGGCAAGCACACCGCGCTTGTTGCGCAGGATGACGACGCGTTTGCCTTCGAATTCGTTGATATGACTGTAGTGAGCAGGTTCGCCCGCGCTGGCGTCGCGCTTATACGCTGTCTTGGCGCGGTCGACGAAGTCGTCGTCGTCGCGTTCCACCCGCGTGATGCCAGGCCGCATGCGTGCGGGCCTGCTGTCGGAATCCGTCATGCGTATCTCCCGGGCCAAGAACCAAAAAGGCCGCCCGTGGAGTTCAAGGCGGCCCGGTCAGGCTGGCGTGCAATCCAGGTATGCCGCATGGCCATACGGCGCCATGCCGTGGAAAATCAAGCTGGCCTGGCATGCGCATCAACCACAAGACGACCATGATTGATCGCGGCATCCACCGCCATTCCCGGGCTGGAAACAAATCCGCCCGA contains the following coding sequences:
- a CDS encoding RNA polymerase sigma factor encodes the protein MGERFFGVVAEAYKAWNAELVSFLNRQLKRSPDTANDLAQETFAKWLAASGGAEQPEKPRAYLYEIARNLLRDHWRREGVRGEHVVASLDDQGFEPPSGSLTAHAGLQPEARADANQRLRLLQAAIDEMPPRQREAFLLYRYDELRCEEIASRMGISVRAVEKHLQLALAHCKRRVQGEA
- a CDS encoding gamma-glutamylcyclotransferase family protein; the encoded protein is MPEPQESAILLFSYGTLQDRAVQLANFGRELSGRPDAMTGYALNWVEITDPDVLKTSGKAQHPIVYASYDPKDEVRGTVFEITQKELHAADGYEVADYKRVSVLLKSGVHAWVYIKA